The sequence below is a genomic window from Sphingobacterium sp. ML3W.
TGGTTCAATTGTGGGTAAATTTGCCTGCAAAAGAAAAGATGAGTATTCCAAAATATCAGGCGATAGCCAATCATGAGCAAACAAAAGTTAAACTTGATAAAGGTGTTGTGGAAGTAATAGCCGGTGAATACAAGGGGAATAAAGGACCTGCATCTACTTTTACACCCATGCATGTTATGAACGCTAAACTAGATGCGGGTGGAAATGCAATGTTTTCATTTCCTAAACATTATAATACTGCAATGATTGTTATCGAAGGTAATGTGATGATCAATGGTAAAGAGAAGGCACCTTCAGATCATTTTGTGCTATTCAAAAATGATGGTGAAGATTTTGAAATTCAAGCGATAGATCAAGCAATAGTACTAGTTATGAGTGGAGAGCCTATATTGGAACCTATTGTGAGCCATGGACCATTTGTGATGAATACTAGGGAGGAAATCAGTCAAGCATTTGAAGATTTTAATAATGGTAGATTCGGTTATTTAGCTGATTAGTAGAATAGGCGATTCTCTTGTGAATCGCCTATTTTATGAGGTTATTAATCATTTCTAATTTTTAAAATATAACGATAAACGCTATGAGCTTCGTCTATATTAACACGGTATTGAAAATGTGCTGCAAGGTTTATTTCTAAGTCT
It includes:
- a CDS encoding pirin family protein, which encodes MKNVEIIAKPQAAHFVGDGFRVHNLIPSIASATRMSPFILLDYNSTYNFPPSEIPKGVGVHPHRGFETVTIAYKGRVEHGDSSGGGGVIGEGDVQWMTAASGILHKEFHETAWSKIGGDFQMVQLWVNLPAKEKMSIPKYQAIANHEQTKVKLDKGVVEVIAGEYKGNKGPASTFTPMHVMNAKLDAGGNAMFSFPKHYNTAMIVIEGNVMINGKEKAPSDHFVLFKNDGEDFEIQAIDQAIVLVMSGEPILEPIVSHGPFVMNTREEISQAFEDFNNGRFGYLAD